From Musa acuminata AAA Group cultivar baxijiao chromosome BXJ3-8, Cavendish_Baxijiao_AAA, whole genome shotgun sequence, one genomic window encodes:
- the LOC135646245 gene encoding mitochondrial import inner membrane translocase subunit TIM44-2-like isoform X2, whose product MKDLNEKIGVVKEDIKVRTQKTTEKLYRTVDDVWTEAETVSKKVSENVREQLSAAKEEVKDTLGLGKQEPSTSSNSSSTSSPNDGSTPTSEAEKFQNFKANSNEESSGETETLFGKFKSTVSSTSPTVSQAFRKLTEAKITNLARKGYEIVKDELSSNQTRKKRMQYASASVSSEPRSTRTDIVVVPTKKSILGEKWEAFKKKMHDHPIFKHVSGYSQPVVTMGQELAEDMRERWETSDSPVVHKIQDLNETVFGETATALSFKEIRRRDPSFSLPDFVAEVQEMIRPVLTAYFKCDVETLKKYCSPEVIERCKGERMAYESQAMFFDNKILHISEVDVRETKMMGSSPIIIVAFQTQQIYCVRDREGSITAGGKDTIQTVYYAWAMQQMDAEELGEGAYYPQWRLREMQQLGVQSLI is encoded by the exons ATGAAGGACCTAAATGAGAAAATTGGAGTGGTAAAGGAAGATATCAAAGTAAG AACACAGAAAACCACAGAGAAGTTATATAGGACAGTTGATGATGTTTGGACAGAAGCTGAAACAGTATCAAAGAAG GTCTCTGAAAATGTGAGAGAGCAGTTATCAGCTGCTAAAGAAGAG GTCAAAGACACGCTCGGACTTGGAAAGCAGGAGCCGTCTACATCGTCCAATTCATCAAGCACTTCCAGTCCAAATGATGGAAGCACACCAACATCAGAAGCAGagaaatttcaaaattttaaagcTAACAGTAACGAAGAATCATCTGGAGAAACAGAAACACTGTTTGGCAAGTTCAAGTCCACAGTTTCATCAACTTCTCCTACAGTCTCCCAAGCATTTCGGAAATTGACGGAAGCAAAGATCACAAACTTAGCTAGGAAAGGATATGAAATAGTAAAAGATGAGCTGAGCTCTAACCAAACCAGGAAAAAGCGCATGCAGTATGCTTCTGCTTCTGTTTCATCTGAACCAAGAAGCACAAGAACTGATATAGTTGTTGTTCCtacaaaaaaatcaattttaggTGAGAAATGGGAGGCATTTAAGAAGAAG ATGCATGACCATCCTATTTTTAAGCACGTTAGTGGCTACAGCCAACCAGTTGTAACAATGGGACAAGAG TTAGCGGAGGACATGCGAGAGAGGTGGGAGACAAGCGACAGTCCTGTTGTTCACAAGATTCAAGA TTTGAATGAAACTGTTTTTGGAGAAACTGCAACTGCTCTGTCTTTCAAGGAAATTCGACGCCGAGATCC ATCTTTTTCGCTGCCAGACTTTGTTGCTGAAGTTCAAGAAATGATCAGGCCTGTTCTGACTGCTTATTTCAAG TGTGATGTTGAAACTTTGAAGAAGTATTGCAGTCCTGAAGTGATTGAACGATGTAAGGGAGAGCGAATGGCTTATGAGAGTCAAGCCATGTTTTTCGATAACAAG ATTCTCCACATTTCTGAGGTTGATGTTCGGGAAACTAAAATGATGGGTTCCTCTCCTATAATTATAGTAGCT TTTCAAACACAGCAGATCTACTGTGTGCGTGATAGAGAAGGCTCAATAACAGCTGGTGGAAAG GACACAATCCAGACTGTATATTATGCATGGGCTATGCAGCAAATGGATGCCGAGGAGCTTGGAGAAGGAGCATACTACCCACAATGGAGGTTACGAGAAATGCAGCAACTGGGGGTTCAATCACTTATCTAG